ATTATAGCCCTTCTACTCATAGCAGTATTTGCGGCTTGTGAGGATGAAACCAAGACCTGTGACCAAACCTTGCTCGCAGACCTTGGTATTAACTTTAAAAAAGACTCCCTGGATGGGTACATCAACAAAGATACCACCTGGCCCAAAGTGACTGTGTGTGCCCTTGACAAGGACACCCTCATTAGCCAGCAAGCCAGATCCAGTGTATATTTCGAACTCGACCCGCTGCACGATACCTGTCGTTA
This Chitinophaga sancti DNA region includes the following protein-coding sequences:
- a CDS encoding DUF6452 family protein, translating into MKYISGIIALLLIAVFAACEDETKTCDQTLLADLGINFKKDSLDGYINKDTTWPKVTVCALDKDTLISQQARSSVYFELDPLHDTCRYYLKLDSAAVADTLTFRYTRTPHFVSAGCGFATFSTLDTVITTYHTIDSLHINNREVTSDNTTNISLFFIY